A DNA window from Ranitomeya imitator isolate aRanImi1 chromosome 2, aRanImi1.pri, whole genome shotgun sequence contains the following coding sequences:
- the LOC138666719 gene encoding olfactory receptor 5P64-like: MCDVNQTQVTQIRLFGFQSLSKYKPLLFLLLTLSYICILGGNLLIILLVTIIDQLKTPMFFFLKHLSIADVLLTTSVIPMMLDIMLAEEGVFYLWGCMTQLYLFGIFGFVQCFLIAIMSYDRYLAICHPLRYSSLISPDLCLRLVMGAWFLVIVFMSSEFFVIIQSNFCGLNYIDHFFCDLGPVMELATSDISIVMLQDFVYSIFMFFFPFGFIIVTYCYIFFTILNISYGRRKAFSTCSSHLTTVCAYYGSLIAVYIAPSDKSSSNTNKYRSLLYIVVTPLMNPVVYSLRNNEIRRAMQKMIYIFFLNKMSLNVQLSGNK; the protein is encoded by the coding sequence atgtgtgatgtgaaTCAGACACAAGTCACTCAGATACGTCTTTTTGGATTCCAAAGTCTATCCAAATACAAACCTCTTCTATTCCTTCTGCTTACCCTGAGTTACATATGTATACTGGGAGGGAATCTTCTCATTATCCTTCTAGTGACCATCATTGACCAACTCAAAACTCCAATGTTTTTCTTTCTGAAGCATTTATCCATAGCAGATGTCTTACTGACCACCAGCGTTATCCCCATGATGTTAGACATTATGCTTGCTGAGGAAGGAGTTTTCTACCTTTGGGGTTGTATGACACAGCTTTATTTATTTGGTATATTTGGCTTTGTTCAATGTTTCCTCATTGCCATTATGTCTTATGATCGATATTTGGCCATTTGTCATCCATTacgatattcctcactaataagtcCAGATCTTTGCCTTCGACTTGTTATGGGAGCCTGGTTTTTGGTTATTGTGTTCATGTCAAGTGAGTTCTTTGTTATTATTCAGTCTAACTTCTGTGGCTTGAATTACATAGACCATTTCTTTTGTGACCTTGGTCCCGTAATGGAATTGGCCACTTCAGACATTTCCATTGTAATGTTGCAAGACTTTGTTTATAGcatctttatgtttttttttccatttggttttatcattgttacttactgttacattttttttacaatccTTAACATTTCTTATGGTAGAAGAAAAGCCTTCTCCACATGTAGCTCCCACCTGACCACAGTATGTGCATATTACGGCAGCCTAATCGCAGTCTACATTGCTCCATCTGATAAAAGCTCATCCAATACCAACAAATACAGATCCCTGTTGTACATAGTAGTTACACCATTGATGAATCCCGTTGTTTACAGCCTGAGGAACAATGAGATTAGAAGAGCTATGCAAAagatgatatatatattttttttaaacaaaatgagTTTAAATGTTCAGCTCAGTGGTAATAAGTGA